A window from Gopherus evgoodei ecotype Sinaloan lineage chromosome 24, rGopEvg1_v1.p, whole genome shotgun sequence encodes these proteins:
- the S100A1 gene encoding protein S100-A1: MASELERAMEGLITVFHNYSGKEGDKRKLSKKELKELLQTELGCFLETQKDTGTVDGIMQDLDENGDGEVDFKEYVVLVAALTVACNSFFWEDT, from the exons ATGGCCTCTGAGCTGGAGCGTGCCATGGAGGGGCTGATCACCGTCTTCCACAACTACTCGGGCAAGGAGGGCGACAAACGCAAGCTGAGCAAGAAGGAGCTGAAGGAGCTGCTGCAGACGGAGCTGGGCTGCTTCCTGGAG ACCCAGAAGGACACGGGCACTGTGGATGGCATCATGCAGGACCTGGATGAGAATGGTGACGGGGAGGTGGATTTCAAGGAGTACGtggtgctggtggctgctctcacCGTGGCCTGCAACTCCTTCTTCTGGGAGGACACCTGA